One Setaria italica strain Yugu1 chromosome I, Setaria_italica_v2.0, whole genome shotgun sequence DNA window includes the following coding sequences:
- the LOC101758419 gene encoding uncharacterized protein LOC101758419 translates to MAMLRSALGRVFRRLSGPSAAPSMMSQRGAEILRSPTLPSLRPAELLVPHPEPAAQLMRTFMSPAATGTAARTRGVPNFQGWQHFPVGTEGVKCLQQKRLLSGERKETSKTRFLAWLRHFGPRIQLVLVYTVGMSSFVTMVTTFHRLDKASTKSNNFNSAKKRY, encoded by the exons ATGGCGATGTTGCGCTCGGCGTTGGGGAGGGTTTTCCGCCGCCTATCGGGACCCTCAGCAGCTCCTTCGATGATGAGCCAACGCGGGGCAGAGATCCTCCGATCCCCGACGCTGCCGTCGCTCCGCCCCGCGGAGCTATTGGTTCCGCATCCCGAACCAGCGGCCCAGCTGATGAGGACCTTCATGTCTCCTGCCGCTACTGGTACTGCGGCGCGCACCCGCGGCGTCCCTAATTTCCAG GGCTGGCAGCATTTCCCTGTTGGGACCGAGGGTGTGAAGTGCTTACAGCAGAAGAGGCTCCTCTCGGGTGAAAGGAAAGA AACATCAAAGACGCGGTTCCTGGCATGGCTTAGACATTTTGGCCCACGCATTCAGCTCGTGTTGGTATATACCGTTGGCATGTCTTCTTTTGTGACGATGGTTACGACCTTTCACCGCCTCGACAAAGCAAGTACAAAATCCAATAATTTTAATTCTGCAAAGAAGCGGTACTGA